The Gigantopelta aegis isolate Gae_Host chromosome 3, Gae_host_genome, whole genome shotgun sequence genome segment acatccagtagcctatgaataattaattaatatgctgtAGCGGTATCATtaacaccacaactggtatatcaaaggctgtggtatgtgctatactgcctgtgggaagatgcatataaaaaaaatcccctgctgctgatagaaaaatgtagccggttttctaagattattatgtcaaaattaccaaatgtctgacatccagtagccgatgattaataaatcaatgtgctctagtggtgtctttaaacaaaagaaaaccaaaaacTTCCAATAggctatgattaataaatcaatgtgcccttgttgtgtcgttaagcaaaacttTAATTTTCCCCCTAAAGACCATGTTTctgaattatgaaatgttttgtgaTCCAATAGTCTGTAACTGTGTTGATAATCAAAACCATCTTTAACTTTTTCTAAGTGATGTTATAGGATGGGGAGGCTAGATTGCAGCTTGAAGtcattttatttgttgcaaTGTTTTATCTCTGTTAGCTGTGACTCTACCTTTTGTGAACGTTATAAATCTTTTCCTTTACAGATTTATCTATCAATCCTAACTTCCAAGGCAGTGACCACAAAGGTGTTCCACTGGTTGTTATTCTTGGATACAGCAATGGGGTTCAGATATGGCATATTACGGTGAGCATGGTTTGTTGAAATATCAAAACCTCCACGCTGAccaatgaaatgtattttcttgacCTTACTTGATGACCTatcaggcctctgagaattgaaaatctgttTGACCCATTTAttggttacgcagaaataaatccatataacccatttcatttttgcATAACCCGTTACATCCATGTAAAGGGTGCTAAACATTTTGCACgaacaacaaatatattatgcaaaattagatttgtgcgAGCAACACGCGAACAAAATGACCattcttgcaattttcagaggcgtACATATTATTTGATAACACAATCCAGGAGTTCTTTTCTTTCTGAAAAGAGGAAAATTTACTATGGCTGAAGTGTTTTTCATTTTGATTACAATTACTAGTACAGAAAATgtgaatattgtatttaaattatcattatCACTGTCATCTGTTTGTCAGgaagtgtgttttttttaattgaatttcGGATTGGTTGTTGGTAAGATCATTTTGTACCTTTTTATTCTTAACATTAAATTGATCATTACACAATTTTGTTACAATACAGAAACAAAATAGTGACATATtgggagattttaattttttttttttttactgatttcCTTCAAGAATACATTGTTGAGTTTACAGGTAATTTATAATGGCACAAAAATTcccgtttttttattaacagtgTTTATTGACAGATTACtgattaaatattgtattatacattgtatacatgtatgtatataattatatattatgttgtgGTTAAATATCGttgctgttactattattattattatttcacagcACAATGGTGAAGCCCAAGAAGTGTTGTCACTCAGACAAGGCCCTATACGAGTTCTCAAAATTCTGCCAACGCCAACTccaggtaaaaaaaagaagaagaatcaTGTTATTATAAGGCCTAAATAGTACTGTAATctttatgtattgtatatatttcgTAGTCTACGGTCAGCATATAGAGTTCAAATTTAAATTCTAAAATAACACATTAATTTTACAATTGACCataattcattttatttgtatatacatgtagttaaaaaaaCGTAATTTGTAACCTTTTAGAAGTATATTGggattactagtatatatttatgtccTTTTTGGTCAAATATAAGGGCAGCATGCTGCCTGCTatcacattttgtttctttcattcattactGTTTCTTTTCTTCATCCTCACTATTTTGAAATGTGCATAAACTGAAGATTATTTTAGAAACTCAAGCATTCGGATTCAAAAGCATACTTACTTTAACTAACATAGGTATAAAACTTGTTTATTTCTAacacataaataacaaaaatgtgttttatttgtgaCTTTATCATGTTTCGAACCGAATGAATATGTTTGTTAAACAGTGTTTTTgaaattttccatattttcagTGTTTACTGAGGCTGATAGTTTTGTTGATAAAAGACCACTTGTTGCAGTGTGTGACTCATCCAGGTATTTTATGAATATTGTTTCATCtttagtcattttgtttgttttgctttgatAAATTCAAGAGGtgacatatatatgtagatattaCTTTTTCGATGTCAATGGTAGTGGCAGTTAGTGgcatagaaaaagtacacccgaggtggtggaaattttgaCCTGGaacgaggcttgccgagtcccatGGTCAAAAATTTTACCACCAAAGGTTTACAGTGCTGTGTATATGCAGCTTTTGGTCTCGACAGTCTTCagatattttacaattatttgcAGTAAACGAGAGTGTTCTGGACAGGACAAAAAGGAGACCATTACAAGAAATGGCCTAGAAGCATATTTAGAATATTACTGAACCATTTCTCAACCACGGCTCAATTAGACAGACTTCTAACCTTGATATCTGaattacaataatttataaatgtcaccgttagctttttaaaaaaataacaattcacaattttttattttcatgtcttattgcaaaaaatattattaaatttttttttgccAGATTTTAATATGTGATTTGATATTTCTTTAATGTTTCGTAGTGCTGGTCAGCCATTCTGTTCAGTGAAGTTCATCTCTCTGAAGTCTGGTGATGAAGTACATAATGTGTGCTTCAAAACTCAACCTGTTCACAACATTGAAGCGAATAAAAGGTAAACATTAACAGATACGATCTCACCTCCCCATCTTATAACATTGTTTACCagtgaaaaatacaaacacagtggTGGTGAGTATGTTCTGTACTGTGATACGTTAATTCCATTGTTTTatgggcatcaaatagacaattgCACCCACAAATTTAGGgatgtcattagaaagtgagGCCAGGCCATGTTAACTGTTCACAGGTCTGTAGTTTTgcttgtagccaggtatttcaAGAAAAgcttcagtttacaatggacaatgGCCTTTGGTctaaatgacatttgcgggcatGAAATAGAccataacacctgcaaatctaaaaactccaaaTGGTTATGTCCTAATTATAAACTTGTGTGTTTTCACAATGAATGGATATTGCCTTTGTGTAACATATACATTACACTGCTTTGTATTAAACAATTTAGGGGCATCCCATTGTGAATGAATGCATATTATATTGTCTTAAGcaaatttaaacatgttttgcaCTACCATATCCATTCAAGATCAGGCATGTTAACCCTGGATACATACTGACTGTTCACATATTCCAgggcaaatattatttttatgaaagcagCTAGATTTACCTATGTCAtctgttacaattacttacagATTGCGGTGAGCTGAGGGAGGGTGAGGGCAAGATGtccattttttaataatcaaCAGCAAATCTGTGGGGGTTTTAAGCTAAACAAAAGCTTttctttgtaatgttttgttttattgaatgcatatattttcttgtttttctttcagaTTTCTTGTGATAGTTTTCAATGAACAAATAACCGTTTTCGAGACTTGCCAGTTTAGAAAACTTTTCCGAATTTCAGGTATATTTTTTTGGGGAAAAACTATTTTACTACTTTTGCTGTCATGTCAGCACTGCAAAGCGTCTTACAAAATACCTATGCTAAATGTTCCaaacattatttgaaaacaaggatgacttattgttatttaaatgtGATGTCATTCTAGATCATTTTTAGTATGTGTGGCAGATAGGGAAAATCACACAAATTGTGTCATTCTTCAAGGGAGTTGACTCATAGTCATCCACCCCTTTAACTCCCcaaaaagaagattttaattctgaattttcaataatgtttataaaattaaaataacctttattggaaataaaaacatgtataatGTCATTTCCTGATATTTCACTACAATATggcataaaaaaaatttgtggtttgattttaactttactttatttactttaaggtCCAGTTTATTAATAGGACAGCAATGCTTGGCTTACCCCTTGTTTTGAGATTTGTTAAGTAACAGATGAGACATTTTGCACAGCagtgatgttttattttcagactGCTACCCATGCCCAGGGCCAAGTGTTAACCCTGTTGCACTTGGTACGCGATGGCTGGCCTATGCAGACAAAAgagtaagtatatttttttcttgCCTTAATGAAGTCAGAAGGTGGTGATGATGGCAACAGCATCAACTGTTGCATTTAGCTTCAGTGTTAAGATTTCCCATTTAactcacaaactgtaagtcctatagtccttcccaaaaggaacgccttttttcatactgtggaatttactataaattatttacttttcttagccgattgttttataaattgcacacaaaaatagtaaaaaaaattgttatttctaaaacactttaaaTTTACTCTCTTTTATTAcgtgaaaccaaactgaaaatatttacgaaaaacatatttatagcaGGATGAGACAGACTATAGACCAATTAAACGTGAACCCAACCAATCGATTTTCGACTGGTATGTTGTTacacaaacatttccttcctttatgaTAGCAGTCCTTGAAATTTAAATCGTGTGATTGCAGTttagtacaaataataataaagtaaatacccaataaagataaaaatgctTTTGCTGATCAATTTTACAACAGCTTTTTGCAGTGGTATTGCTGATTGATATCACACATTTTGAGGGCTCTAATAGGGTGTTGCTGTATCATCACTTAGTATCTATAATCACAGTATTACACTCGTTTCTGTTTCAGCTGGTGTCGATGCACCAGTCCTGTGGAGGGATGTCGGGGGATGGCGCTCAGTCGTATGCTGCCACTGTCATCAGTGCAGCCAAGGTTTGTACAACCAAGATCTGCAGGGCCAATACTTATACAATTTTAGAGTATACACTCAAATCTTTAGTGACATAAAACTAAGGTAGTTTTGTATGCATTGCCATAGTCCTAGATTCTATTAGACTCTAAGAGTTTTATAAGTACGGGGCTTGGACCAAAacttataaaatgtaaaatcctAAACTCTAGCTTTTAAGATAGAGTAGCACAGCATTTTGGTTATTAATGGCTAAACAGTATTGTCtgaaaatgtatacatttaatttgtactGAAAATACTTTATTCATCCAGCTACACAGTCATAATATTCCTCTTGTTACaatcaagtttgaatttcatggTGATTTTCCCATTTTAgacagagttgtggcccttgaacttaggagatttaaaaaaaaaaaaaaaaaaatccagacttttttttagaaattgCCTAtgatggcagcaggtttcttcttctATTGTCTGGATCAAATGTCACATTGACCATATTAGATTCTAAAtagccttacttttaaaatgtgctgatattTAATTCTTTCATTTAGTTTTCTGTATGTACCCCACACCTCCAGCCCCACTCCACCCTCATTTGAATCTGCATACAGGATGCCTCTAAACAAGTTCTGTTACATTTGAGTTGCCGATATGCGAGGTTGTGCTACAACAGGGTTAAAAGAACTGCTATTAACTTAACAGGGAGCATTCAAAGGTCTGACGATGTTTGGAGAAGCCATGATGAGCAGTGTAACGGGAGCCAAGCCCAGCTCGGCATCCAAGAAAAGCGAGCCTGCAGTGCAGACTGACAACACGTACAGACCAGGCATCGTCTCCGTTGTTGATCTGCAGAAGGTCAATGGAGACCATGTAAGTGTTTGTGTGTAAGGCGAATTTCATatacagcaaaaaaaaacataagtCGGGATTTATGACTATACCAACCATTGGATCTGGTCAGAGAAATTTCTTGTCTGAGTTTAATGAAAGTAATACTTACATATAGGAtccaattgaaaaaaaaatgtagctagtttcctctgaagactacgagagaaagttaacaaatgtttaacatccaatagtcgattgtgaataaatcattgtgctcaagtggtgtcgataaacagaGCACACTTTACCCATTACTGGCATGGTGGTTAAGCAAAACCATATACACTgagcaacaaaagaaatgccaatattttaatatgtttttgttttcgtggTAAAATTAATTCGTTAAATAGACCTAAAATGTTcgcaaaacatttaattattataatagacACACAAATTAACGCAATTGAAACtgaataatttgaaataaattgcagaaaactgaattaatatttttgtatttcttttgttgttcggtATACGAGTTgtacaccaaacagccatagtttataatgtgctgaggtgttgttaaacaaacatcgGTTTTCTTTCCTAACACTTGTTTAATCTGTCTCTCTATAgttttgggggtgggacgtagcccagtggtaaagcgttcgcttgatgcacggtcagtctaagatcgatcaACGTCGGtcaacccattgggctatttctcgttccagccagtgctccacaactgatgtaacaaaggatgtggtatgtactaccctgtctgtggaatggtgcatacaaaagatcccttgctgctaatcgaaaaaagtagcccatgaagtggcgacagtgggtttcctctctcagtatctgtgtggtccttaaccatatgtccgacgccatataactgtaaataaaatgtgttgagtgcattgttaaataaaacatttctttctttttttctctcaatatctgtgtggtccttaaccaaatgtctgatgccttatataactgtaaataaaatgtgttgagtgtgttgttaaataaaacatttctttttttctctcaatatctgtgtggtccttaaccaaatgtccgatgccatataaccgtaaataaaatgtgttgagtgtgtcgttaaataaaacatttccttcttctgtctCTCTATAGTTTTACGTGAATGACGATCTCGACTGTGAAGGACTCATAGGTCACTTCCACGCTCACGCTAACGAACCTGTCGCTGCGATGAGTTTCGATCCGAGTGGAACACTGCTGCTCACCGCCTGCAAACTGGGACACAACTTTCACCTGTTCCGACTGATGGCACACCCCTGCAGCTCCTCCCTGGGTGCGGTGCACCACCTGTACACCCTACATCGTGGAGACACAACGGCCAAGGTCGTCGACATGACTTTCACGCTAGACAGCCGCTGGGTGGCGGTCAGTACACATCGGGGCACAACACATGTTTTCCCAGTTACACCTTACGGAGGTACAGATTAAAAtaggttttattttataaaattcagtTAAAGACTGATTTTGCTgaattaatgtttgttataaatttagatTTCTGTTATAAATATTGCTAGGAAGTTAGATTTCTGTAATAAATGTTGCTTGgacaatataatttaaattattaactatGTATACCTATATTTTCTATGGTCTTTGCATGTTCAGTTTGTATGATAATCAGCCAGAAAATTAATAGGATGAACACTGTTTTAAAAGTAACATTTTAACTATAATTCATTATAGATGTGAATATTCCATCTCTGAGTCTTGAAAATCCATCAGCAAAGAATTGGTTATATTGGTTGcaaagtaaaatataaattcCAAGCTAGAGATTTCCAAAGCTATCTTAGTTCCACAATATTGCAAAACCATTATAAGCTACATGTATGACATACCAATGATGCATGTCATAGCCTACGGCGGTTTTACAATATCGCAGCGCTAAAATAGCTTTGAAACTTTGGAACCTGAACATCCAACATGATTATGATTACCTGTATTTTACAAAATCCAGAGATTAAAATTTAGATTCTTTTACATTTTATAGAATAACCTCAAAGTGAGCTTTCTGAAGCATTAACATAATATTACAGAAAGTAatctttttttagtttttaattccCACTAAATTCCCTGTATTTTTGTAGAACATTTTCTAAATTTTGAACTCAAAACTTGTATGTTTCCAATTTTAGCATTCCCTTGATacgcagttggtctgggatcgattcccattggtaggcccattgggctatttctcattccagccagtgcactaagactggtatatcaaaggcagtggtatgtgctatcctgtctgtgggatggagcatataaaagatcccttgctactaatggaaaaatgtagtgggtttcctctctaagattatatgtcagaattaccaaatgtttaacatccaatagccaatgattaataaatcaatgtgctccagtggtgtcgttaaacaaaacaaactttaactttttaactttgtttccCATTTTATGAAAACTCTCTGATATTGCTAGATTATCATGCattgtgtataatattttatgtgtataATATGACTGTGTATTTTAGGTCAGGTGAGCATGTGTATAATATGACTTGTGTGTATTTTAGGTCAGATGAGCATGTGTATAATATGACTGTGTGTAATTTAGGTCAGGTGAACATGTGTATAATATGACTGTGTGTATTTTAGGTCAGGTGAGCATGTGTATAATATGACTGTGTGTATTTTAGGTCAGGTGAGCATGTGTATAATATGACTGTGTGTATTTTAGGTCAGGTGAGCATGTGTATAATATGACTGTGTATTTTAGGTCAGGTGAGCATGTGTATAATATTACTGTGTGTATTTTAGGTCAGGTGAGCATGTGTATAATATTACTGTGTGTATTTTAGGTCAGGTGAGCATGTGTATAATATGACTGTATATTTTAGGTCAAGTGAGCATGAGGACTCATTGCCACTCACGTGTTGTGAACCGAATGAGCAGGTTCCACAAGAGTGCGGGTCTCGACGAGATCGGGCACACAGCTCCGGGTCGACACAGTCCCGTTCTGTCGGGTAGTCCAGGATCTACAGGTTAGTCATGAACATAGAGGTTTTAACATATTACTAAGAAACCATGAGTAGGCATAAGGAAAACAACGAAATGTATCTGTTTACTTACGTATGTATTCAAATTCACATATGTGGAGATATTTTGGTAGACTTTAATTATTGACGTATTCAAATTCACTTACAATGTAGAAATTGGCAAAGACTTTAGTCAGAAGCCATAAGTATGATGCCCTATAAAATACTAACCTATTATCTAACTGCCTCTAACCTTAGTCTTTTTTTAGTCATGGGTAATAGTTACTATAATAGTTTTTTCCATGGTCTGTTTATGCCATTTTATACTTTCACAACATGCATGGTCCATTGTCTACTAATCTTGTATAAACTAGGCTCTGAGATGTAAATTTTAATGTCAGCCATTGTTAGCACATACAGTATTTGAAACCATAAGTTTTCAAATTATGGCAATCCATGTAGTAAAATATAGGTTATAGTTTGGGTAGTATGAGTTCAAGTACATTCCGAAAACTTAGTCTTTATAAGAATCGTGCTgactttatatatgttttatttgttgtctGTTTTTGAagaaattcttttcaaattttgtcttttttttcaccCCAGGTGTTCATGACCACTACCCCAGTCTGATCAGACACAATGCTCTGAACAACAACATGGGCAACCCCCGCCTGCCACCTTACCCACACCCCACCACCGTGTACCCCCTGGCACAGCTCAAGCCACAGCTGTGTCTGCCAGGCCTGGGAACGGGCGTGACCTCTGGGGTCCAGCAGCACAGCCCCACCCACACGACGACGGGCAAGGACAAGGTTTACAGTGTGTCGGCCTGTTTCTCAGCTCAGAGACTCTGGGTAGCCGGAGCCCAGACCCTCACTGTTGAGAGAAGAGGTAAGATATATGCCTATCCATCTGATGACGGTCATCcatcgactcagaacggctggacttagatgcagacgcccgtacaatgGTAACGTCATGACACTGTGACATTGTAACCACCTACCatacacccctactaccggaGGTCGTTTCTCAGCTCAGACCCTCACTGTCGAGAGACGAGGTAAGATATATAAGCTTATTTACAGTGTGTCGGCCTGTTTCTCAACTCAGACCCTCACTGTCGAGAGACGAGGTAAGATGTATAAGCTGATTTACAGTGTGTCGGCCTGTTTCTCAACTCAGACCCTCACTGTCGAGAGACGGGGTAAGATATATAAGCTTATTTACAGTGTGTCGGCCTGTTTCTCAGCTCAGACCCTCACTGTCGAGAGACGAGGTAAGATGTATAAGCTGATTTACAGTGTCGGCCTGTTTCTCAGCTCAGACCCTCACTGTCGAGAGGAGAGGTAAGATGTATAAGCTGATTTACAGTGTCGGCCTGTTTCTCAGCTCAGACCCTCACTGTCGAGAGACGAGGTAAGATGTATAAGCTGATTTACAGTGTCGGCCTGTTTCTCAGCTCAGACCCTCACTGTCGAGAGGAGAGGTAAGATGTATAAGCTGATTTACAGTGTCGGCCTGTTTCTCAGCTCAGACCCTCACTGTTAAGAGACGAGGTAAGATATATAAGCTTATTTACAGTGTGTCGGCCTGTTTCTCAGCTCAGACCCTCACTGTTGAGAGACGAGATAAGATATACCGTATAACCAGACATTTTCGTGGTCTTAATTTTTCGTGatttggggtataaaaacatttcaaggtttcttattttcgtcgtttgccaaatctaaatttaaagtgattttattttcgagttttagcaagtctagttgcaagaatactgtaaatcagaaaatgttgGCGAGCATAAAATATTCGCAAATTTAGCGAAGCCATACAAAacgctaatatttcatgacgctaaataaaaactaaagtcagattaaaacaaaaatcaaacaagtCTTAAAacgtatacatatttaataacgATTTGAACAATGAAAACGAATTGTTACAGGCTTGGTAACTACTGATCACTGGTAAGCTCAAGTGCACCAACAATACCGGCTTTTATCCAACCTCTACGAAGTGCATCTCTCTTGTTTCGCAGCTTGTTGAAACTTTGCAACAACCAGTTTGCATGTAGTGGTTTTAAAGTTGATAGCTTCAAATCCAACTTTGATTTTTCCACCCCGCTCTCAAGATCTTTCTCAACGCATCCGGCATACCAGTCTGAGAAATGGTTTTTCAAACTTTCCTTCAACTCGCCATTTCCCGACAGATCAAGTGGCTGTAATTCACCTGTGCACCCAGCCGGGACGAAAACAGGACTAGCGTTAATTTCTCTCACCTTGTCAATTACGCTCTCTTGTTGGTGGGCTTTGAACACGTCAAAAATCAACAAGGCAGGGTAATCGACTGGCAATCCAAGCTGTTCCCGTGCTTTTCGTAGGTAGGGATCAATTACAAAGTACCGTAGCATTGATGCAGTATTCGACCAGTGATTAGCAGTGTGGAAGATGTCCCAGTCGTcgggaaaattaaaatttggatGACATCTCCCTGTCTTTCCCTGGTACAGCAACTGAGGGGGAACAAGTGACCCATCCATAGCACATCCCATGACAACTGTTATTTGGCGTTTGTCTTCCAGTCCAACAATTTCAACTTGCTTCGACCCCTCTTGCTCTAAAGTCCAGTTCGATACAGGAACAATGCTAACACCTGTTTGAGCAAAATTCACTATCAGCTCCTGGGGGATCTGTTTTTCTGTCACAACTTTAACAATTCGATCCAGAAACGTTGTTTTGATTTCTGTGAAATCAGTCGGCACTTTTCTGGCTGCTTTCATTCCTTTGCGTTTGACCAGTCCTAAACGTGATAAAATTGAATTGGCCCATCCTCGTGTTACCTCTATAGTTCCACCGTGTTCTTTAAGCAGGCCCCTGTTTCGTTGGGAAATCACCCCTTTGACGCTGTCGCCATTAATATTTGTCGATTGACAATACCACCTGCCATTCGCACAGCTCTGATTCTGTCAATGATTTTTTGTTCAAAGTTCTGGAGCATTAGCGGACGACCCAATTTGGCTTTCGGTAGTGCTACGATTTCTTCT includes the following:
- the LOC121368117 gene encoding breast carcinoma-amplified sequence 3-like, yielding MAAESPRRGARYTCVSVRPQAYSDKTVVESVVDFISDVVPQAYSGNQKAEDKEKILWVKFEKCDVNDLSINPNFQGSDHKGVPLVVILGYSNGVQIWHITHNGEAQEVLSLRQGPIRVLKILPTPTPVFTEADSFVDKRPLVAVCDSSSAGQPFCSVKFISLKSGDEVHNVCFKTQPVHNIEANKRFLVIVFNEQITVFETCQFRKLFRISDCYPCPGPSVNPVALGTRWLAYADKRLVSMHQSCGGMSGDGAQSYAATVISAAKGAFKGLTMFGEAMMSSVTGAKPSSASKKSEPAVQTDNTYRPGIVSVVDLQKVNGDHFYVNDDLDCEGLIGHFHAHANEPVAAMSFDPSGTLLLTACKLGHNFHLFRLMAHPCSSSLGAVHHLYTLHRGDTTAKVVDMTFTLDSRWVAVSTHRGTTHVFPVTPYGGQVSMRTHCHSRVVNRMSRFHKSAGLDEIGHTAPGRHSPVLSGSPGSTGVHDHYPSLIRHNALNNNMGNPRLPPYPHPTTVYPLAQLKPQLCLPGLGTGVTSGVQQHSPTHTTTGKDKVYSVSACFSAQRLWVAGAQTLTVERRETGKKPIDSLFVVGQSGVLLEYNLEPKHRTGDKTSEESPLDLAVTGRLQWLLQRTKTSLEVQPPLLSNNPLLLATEAVVTQQPTCNPDQTESAPVSRHGSKDSLSSDHSNKDDYDAQWLSQVEIITHIGPHRRLWMGPQFSFKTYQNMQNTTVLSSTSSALLSHSPESNIATMDYVSDDICELESLKLHPARSSPVAITSARPAYRKSSSNEYTASPDRRGQCAMGQLLIEAGSFDQSPNLNDVLCGWAESNVARQPRGSEEEEDRLKETLADAMVESPMKDCGPDSMREDVFHGSNETLSTSSGSSNCNLPTRGGLTEGGAYSIFPSSSTGSPDLLG